In Roseibium algicola, the DNA window CGTCGGTAAAGGCGTTGACCGTCGGATTGAGACGTTCAATGGTCTCGAGAGATGCGTAGGCAACTTCCAGAGCCCTGATGTCGCCGCTGTTGACGGCTGTGGCCGTCTGAGCCGCGGAGCGGGTGTTCAGTTTGCTGTTGTCCTGGCTCATGGAACAAAGACCGGTGCGGCTTCGGCGTGGCCTTCCAGCGGAAAATCCAGGACGGCTTCGGCAGCTTTCTCGATCGCGGCGATGTGCATTTCCACAACAGGGCGCCAGTCTTCTTCGATCGTTAGCCCCAACATCTTTTCCATGTGGGCCACATGCGCCTTGGGCTCAAACGTGTCCGCCATCCCGCTTTCCTTCATCCTGAATTTTCCCGGTGCATCATTCTAAGGCTGTGGGGTTCTGTCCAGAGGAGAAATCTTCTTTTGGTTCCGTCTTTGGCAAGTCCGATTTCAAGCGCTCCAGCGTCACTTCAGAATGTCTCCACAGGACAGCGTTGTTGCGGCGCAGCATTTTTGTTGCATAAAAAATAGCCCTGCGCATAATGGCGGCATGAGCGGCGGGCTTTCCATTCTGGTTATAGATGACAACAAGATCCGTGCCTCGATCATCGAGCAGGGATTGCACGATGCCGGGCACGATAGGGTCATTCTTGTTCACCAGATGGAAGGACTGGTTCGTCAGATCGCCGACATCAATCCGGATGTGATTGTCATCGATCTGGAAAACCCGAATCGCGACCAGCTGGAACACATGTTTCAGGTGTCGCGTGCGGTGCGGCGACCGATTGCAATGTTCGTCGACAAGTCGGACAGCCATTCCATAGAGGCCGCCGTCGATGCGGGGGTGTCGGCCTATATCGTCGACGGGCTCAAGCGGGAGCGGGTCAAATCGATCCTAGACATGGCGATCAGCCGCTTTCGCGCGTTTTCCAGGCTGACAGAGGAGCTGGAGGAAGTGCGCTCTGAACTTGCAGACCGGAAAACCATCGATCGGGCCAAGGGCATCCTGATGAAATCCAAGGGGCTCAGCGAGCAGGAGGCCTATGACCTGTTGCGTCGTACGGCCATGAACCAGAGCCGGAAGATCATTGATGTGGCGCAGAGCCTGGTGATCGCCAGCGGACTTCTGGGAGACTGACGCGATGACAACAAAAAACACCGAGTGGGGAGAAGCGGCCAACCAGGGGACTGGAGTATCATGGATACGAACTTGAAGCCCGTCATCGCCGGATTTATCCCGCTTCTGGACAGTGCCGTTGTCGTGGCAGCTGCCGAACTCGGTTTTGCCGAGCAGGAAGGCATTGCGCTTAAGCTTATCCGCGAAACATCCTGGGCCAATATTCGAGACAGAATTTCGGTCGGTCATTTTGACGTGGCGCATATGCTCGCCCCGATGCCGATTGCATCCAGCCTCAACCTGACCAGTCTTGCCGTGCCCATGCTGGCGCCCATGCTTCTGGGGCTAGGTGGCAACGCAATTACGGTTTCCAACGCACTCTGGGCGGACATGTCGGCTGTCGGAGCCGATCCGGAAGGCGATCCGGTGTCGACCGGTGCGGCGCTCGCGCGGGTGATTGCCGACCAGCAGGAGGCGGATGCGCCGCTGCTTCATTTCGGGGTTGTGCACCCGTTTTCAGGCCATGCCTATGAATTGCGCTATTGGCTCGCCGCCGCCGGAATTGATCCGGACCGGGATGTCGAGATTACCGTACTGGCGCCTCAGGTCATGGCGGATGCCCTGGCCGCTGGCCAGCTCGATGGATATTGCGTTGGCGAGCCCTGGAACACGGCTGCGGTCGACGCGGGAACGGGGCGCATTGCAACCTACAAACAGGCCATCTGGCCGGACAGTCCGGAAAAAGTGCTGGGCGTGACGCGCAAATGGGCCGAAGCCAACCCGGAAACGCTGGCCGCGCTGATGCGTGCCTTTTCGGCAGCCGCCGACTGGTGCTCCGACCCGAAGAACAATGCCGAGCTGGCCGACATGCTCGCAAGGCCGGACCTTCTGGCTTGCCCCGCTGAAATCTGCCTTGCAGCGCTATCGGGCCGCATCAGGCTGGGCCCGGTCTCGGTGAAGAACGTTCCGGACTTCCTGACCTTCTCGGGTGGGCTCAAGGCAGCGCCAATGCCGGTTCATGGCAAATGGTTCTACGAGCAGATGGTTCGCTGGGGGCAGGTGGAGCGTTCGCGAGAGGCGGAAAGCGAAGTCGAAAAGGTCTTTTCTCCGACCGCCTATCTGGAGGCTCTGGAGCTGACCGGAGAAGCGACAGACATGACCATAGAAATGTTTGACGGCGCCCGTTTTTGACTTCCGAGACAGCTCGCCTGGCGCCGGGGCAGTCTGGTTGCGTTGCACAAAATTCGTTCAGTTGCCTGCAAGCTTCGATGATCAAATATGCAGCTTGAGCATATGGTCAAAATTTTTACAAAGAGTAAGTATCTGTAAATAAATAGAAAAGCCAATTTCTCCAAATTGGCACAGTTCGTGCTTTTAAGCAGGTGAGGCCGACGCTGGCCTACCAGATATCGCACCCACTGCCGGGTGCACAGGCAAAGCCGCCGATCTGAACCGCATGGGAATTCCTCCCGTCATGCGGTTCGGTCGGCGGCTTTTTTATTGCGCCTGTGCCCGGCTGAAGAGGGCGCAGGACGAACGAGGGACAGGACGCGACAATGAAAAAGACCCTGAATATCACCCGCCGGACCGCATTTGGCGCCCTGATGGCAGCCACGGCACTTGTGTCCGCTTCCAGCGCCTATGCCGAGATGCTGGATGTCGAAAAGGACGAACTCACCTTCGGCTTCATCAAGCTGACGGACATGGCTCCGCTCGCGGTTGCCTATGAGCTCGGCTATTTCGAGGAAGAAGGCCTTTTCGTCACCCTGGAGCCGCAGGCCAACTGGAAGGTTCTGCTCGACCGGGTCATCACGGGCGAACTGGATGGGGCGCACATGCTGGCCGGACAACCGCTGGCGGCCACCATCGGTTTCGGCACGAAGGCACACATCGTGACGCCGTTTTCCATGGACCTCAACGGCAATGGCATCACCGTTTCCAACGAGATCTTCGAGATGATGAAGCCGCACCTGGAAATGCAGGACGACGGCAAGCCGGTTCACCCGATCAAAGCAACCGCCTTGAAGCCGGTCGTCGACAAGTTCAAGTCCGAGGGCAAGCCGTTCAACATGGGCATGGTGTTCCCCGTCTCCACCCATAACTACGAACTGCGCTACTGGCTGGCATCCGGTGATATTAACCCAGGCTTCTATTCCAGTTCGGATATCTCCGGCCAGATCCAGGCAGACGCTCTGCTGTCGGTCACTCCGCCTCCGCAGATGCCTTCAACGCTGGAAGCCGGCACCATCTATGGCTATTGCGTCGGCGAACCCTGGAACCAGCAGGCAGTCTTCAAGGGCATCGGCGTTCCGGTCATCACCGATTACGAGATCTGGAAGAACAATCCGGAGAAGGTCTTCGGTCTGACGCAGGAATTTACCGAAGAATATCCGAACACCACGCTTGCGCTTACCAAGGCGTTGATCCGCGCGGCCAAGTGGCTGGACGAGAACGACAACGCCAATCGTATGGAAGCCGTCGAGATCCTGTCCCGCTCGGAGTATGTCGGTGCGGACGCTGAAGTGATCGCCAACTCCATGACCGGCACCTTCGAATATGAGAAGGGCGACAAGCGAGACGTTCCCGACTTCAACGTCTTCTACCGCTACTTCGCAACCTATCCCTACTATTCCGATGCCGTCTGGTACCTGACCCAGATGCGCCGCTGGGGGCAGATTTCCGAGTACAAACCCGACAGTTGGTACGACGAAGTCGCGCGGTCGGTCTATCGCCCGGACATCTATCTGAAAGCCGCAGAAATGCTGGTCGAGGAAGGGCATGTGGCCAAGGAGGACTTCCCCTGGGAAACGGACGGCTACCGCGCTCCAACCCCGTCGGCGGACATCATCGACGGCATTCCCTACGACGGCAAGCAGCCGAACGCCTACATCGACAGCCTTCCGATCGGCCTGAAAGGCAAGCAGGTGGTCGACGGCAACCAGGTCGTGGGCGGCTGATCTTCCCCAAACTTGAGCGGCGGTCTGCAGCCCCGCCGCTCGTTTTTCTCATTCGACACGAACCGACAGAATTCGAACAAGGATTGACGACATGGCCAATGCCGATACCGCAGGCAGTCAGGACCTTGCCCGTGCCGCACGCCGGGAAAAGCTCTTCACACGGATCAACAAGGCCGCCGGCTGGCTGGATGCGCTCGGCCTTTCCTGGACCGTGCCGCTCCTGAAAATTGCCGCAGGCGACAGCCCTAAGGAGCAGCTGGGAGAACTCAAACGCGTTCTCGTAATTCCTCTCCTGGGCATCATCGCCTTTCTCGTCCTCTGGGGAGCGCTGGCGCCCCAGGTGCAGACATCCCTGGGCGCAGTTCCCGGGCCGGCGGCCGTCTGGAGCCAGGCGGTCAACCTCTGGGACGATCATGAGCGCGAGCGTGACAAGGCCGCTGCCTTCTACGATCGCCAGGAACAACGCAACGCCAAATACGAAGCTGAAGGCAAGACCGACAAGATCAAGTGGCGCGACTATACCGGCAAGCCGACCTATATCGACCAGATCGGCACCTCGCTGAAAACCGTCGGCCTCGGCTTCCTGATCGCAACGCTGATTGCCGTGCCGCTTGGCATCGCCTCCGGTCTGTCGCGCTCCTTCAACGGCGCAATCAATCCGCTGATCCAGATCTTCAAGCCGGTGTCGCCGCTGGCATGGTTGCCGATCGTCACGATGATCGTTTCGGCAACCTATGCCGATCCTGTCGACTGGCTGTCTAAATCCCTGCTGATCTCCGCCGTCACCGTGACGCTCTGCTCCATGTGGCCGACCCTGATCAACACCGCGCTGGGTGTGGCCTCGGTCGACAAAGACCTGATGAATGTCGGCCGTGTTCTGCAACTACCGACCTGGAAGACCGTTACCAAGCTGGTTCTGCCGTCCTCTCTGCCGCTGATTTTCACCGGGCTGCGCCTGTCGCTGGGTGTGGGCTGGATGGTGCTTATTGCGGCAGAAATGCTGGCGCAGAACCCGGGGCTTGGAAAATTCGTCTGGGACGAATTCCAGAACGGTTCTTCCCAGTCGCTCGCAAAGATCATGGTCGCAGTCCTGACCATCGGCATCATCGGCTTCATGCTCGACCGGCTGATGTTTGCCCTGCAGCGCGCCTTCACATTCTCGGCCAATCGCTAAGGAGACGGATATGTCCTTTCTGGAAATTTCCGGCGTCTCCAAATCCTATGGCGAAAATGCCACCCGGACGGATGTGCTGGACGATATCAATCTGAAAGTGGAAGAGGGCGAGTTCATTGCCATCGTCGGGTTTTCCGGCACCGGCAAGACCACGCTGATCTCCCTGCTGGCCGGTCTCATCGAGCCGGACAAGGGCGGCATCATCTTCAAGAACAAGGAAATTGACGGGCCGCACCAGGATCGGGGCGTCGTGTTCCAGTCCTATTCGCTGATGCCGTGGTTGTCGGTGTTCGGCAATGTGGCGCTGGCCGTCGACAGCGTTTTCAAGAAGAAGAGCGCCGCTGAGCGCAAGGCGATCTGCGACAAGTACATCGAGATGGTCGGTCTGGGGCATGCCAGGGACCGCAAGCCGTCGGAGCTTTCCGGTGGCATGCGTCAGCGCGTTGCCGTGGCACGGGCCCTTGCCATGCAGCCGGAACTTCTGCTGCTGGATGAGCCGCTGTCCGCTCTTGATGCCTTGACCCGCGCGAAGCTGCAGGACGAATTCGCCGCGATATGCGACGAAGAGAAGAAGACCATCATTCTCATCACAAACGATGTCGATGAGGCAATCCTTCTCGCAGACCGGATCATACCCCTGAAGCCCGGCACACCGGCAACGCTCGGTCCGGAGTTCAAGGTTCCGTTTCAGCGGCCGCGCGATCGCGGTGAACTCAACCACGATGACGACTTCATTCGGCTGCGTGCCGAAGTCACCGAATACCTGATGGAGGCCGGTGCCGAGCGTGGTGCTGATCTGGAGCGGGAAATCGTTCTGCCGGACATCGTTCCGATCACCCAGCGTCCAAAGCCTGCCGACAAGCTTCCGGCGGCCTATGAGCGGGCATCGGAAACCGCGGTTCAGGACCGTTATCTCGACTTCTCTCAGCTGAAGAAGGTCTATCCGACGCCGAAGGGACCGCTGACGGTTGTCGACGGTTTCGATCTGAAAATGAAGAAGGGCGAGTTCATCACCCTGATCGGCCATTCCGGCTGCGGAAAGTCGACGGTCCTGTCCATGGTGGCTGGCCTCAACAAGATCACCGAAGGTGCCATCGTCTTGGACGGCACTCATGTGACGCAGGCCGGTCCGGACCGTGCCGTCGTTTTCCAGGCGCCGAGCTTGATGCCCTGGCTGACAGCTTACGAGAATGTCGAGCTTGGGGTCGACAAGGTCTATCCGGATGCGTCCAGGGCCGAAAAGCGGGACGTGATTGAATATTACCTCGGCAAGGTCGGTCTGTCGGACGCCATGCAAAAGGCTGCTTCGGAGCTTTCCAACGGCATGAAGCAGCGCGTCGGCATTGCACGGGCCTTTGCCCTGTCGCCGAAGCTCCTGCTGCTGGACGAACCCTTCGGCATGCTCGACAGCCTGACCCGCTGGGAGCTGCAGGACGTCCTGATGGATGTCTGGAAACGCACCCAGGTGACGGCCGTCTGCGTCACGCATGATGTCGATGAGGCCATCCTGCTCGCCGACCGGGTGGTGATGATGTCGAACGGGCCCAATGCCCGCATCGGCAACATCATGGAAGTGGACCTTCCACGGCCGAGGTCGCGCAAGGAGCTGCTCGCCCACCCGGATTACTACGCCTACCGCGAGGAGCTTCTGGACTTCCTGGAAGCCTATGAGGGCGGCGCAGACCCGAGCGAAGACCAGTTGAAATCCATTCAGGAAAAGCGGGCCGCACGGATGGCCCGTCAAACCGCGGCAGCCGAAGCAGCCGAATGAAAGTCTGGAGAAAAGCCATGACAAAACAGAAACTTGTCATCGTCGGCAACGGCATGGCACCCGGGCGGATGCTCGAAAACCTGTTCGAAAAAGACAGGGATGCTTATGACGTCACCATTTTCAATGCGGAGCCGCGGGTCAACTACAACAGGCTGATGCTGTCGCCCGTGCTGTCAGGCGAGAAGTCATACGAGGACATCATCACCCATGGCGACGACTGGTATGCCGAACATGGCGTGACGCTTCACAAGGGAGCACGGGTTGCCGAGATCGACCGGGACGCCAAAACGGTGACCTCGGAAAACGGCATTACCGCCTCTTACGACAAGCTGGTGATCGCGACGGGATCTTCTCCCTTCATCATTCCGCTTCCTGGCAAGGACCTGGACGGGGTTTTGACCTATCGCGATCTGGACGATGTGGAAAAAATGCTGGATGCGGCCAAACGCGGCGGTCGCGCTGTTGTTATTGGTGGCGGGCTCCTGGGTCTTGAAGCGGCAGCCGGTCTCAAGATGCAGGGCATGGACGTAACCGTTCTGCACCTGATGCCGACCCTGATGGAACGTCAGCTCGACCCGGCTGCGGGGTTCCTGCTCGAAGCGGAATTCAAACGCCGCGGCATCGACGTGCGCACCAAGGCAAACAGTCATGAAATCCTGGGTGATGATGCAGGCAAGGTGAGGGGCATCCGCCTTGACGACGGCACCGAGATCGAAGCCTCGATCATCGTCATGGCCGTCGGCATCCGCCCGTCGGCCGACCTTGCCAGGGAGGTCGGGCTGGACGTCAATCGCGGTGTGCTGGTTGGCGATGACATGCGCACCAGCGATGCGGACATCTTCTCGCTCGGGGAATGCGTCGAACACCGTGGCATGTGTTACGGGCTTGTCGCGCCGCTTTATGAAATGGCGGGTGTGATTGCCGACAATCTGCTTGGCGCTTCTTCCGAATACACGGGCTCGGTCACCGCGACGAAGCTAAAGGTGACAGGTGTCGATCTCTATTCGGCAGGCGATTTTTCCGAAGGCGACGACCGGGAAGAGATCGTGCTGCGTGATGCGTCGGCCGGCGTCTATAAGCGCATCGTCCTGAAAGACAACAAGATCGTCGGTGCCGTCCTTTACGGTGAGACCTCCGATGGTCCGTGGTTCTTCGACCTCCTTAAAAAAGGTACCGACGTCTCGGATATGCGCGAGACGCTGATCTTTGGTCAGGCTTACCAGGGAGGGTCCCCACTGGACCCTACGGCGGCCGTTGCAGCCTTGCCGGATGATGCGGAAATCTGCGGCTGCAACGGCGTATGCAAGGGCAAGATCGTTACGACGATCAAGGAGAAGGGCCTGACGACCCTGGACGGAGTTCGGGCCCACACAAAGGCCTCGAACTCCTGCGGCACCTGCACAGGGCTGGTCGAGCAACTGATGCAGGTGACCTTGGGCGATGCCTATAACCCGGCGGCCGTAACGCCGATGTGTGGTTGCACGCACCTGGGCCATGACGAGGTCCGTCGCCTGATCAAGTCCAAGGAGCTGAAATCCATTCCGGCAGTGATGCAGGAACTGGAATGGACCACGTCCGGCGGCTGTGCCAAGTGCCGGCCGGCGCTCAACTACTATCTGGTCTCCGACTGGCCGGATGAATATGCGGATGATTACCAGTCCCGTTTCATCAACGAGCGTGTCCACGCCAACATCCAGAAGGACGGCACCTATTCGGTGGTCCCGCGCATGTGGGGCGGGATGACCTCGTCCAAGGAACTGCGGGCAATTGCCGATGTGGTCGACAAGTTCAACATTCCAGCGGTGAAATGCACCGGTGGCCAACGCATCGACATGCTTGGCATCAGGAAGGAAGACCTGCCGGCAGTCTGGGCGGACCTCGGCAAGGCCGGGTTCGTTTCCGGGCAGGCCTACGCCAAGGGTCTGAGAACGGTGAAGACCTGCGTCGGGACGGACTGGTGCCGGTTCGGCACGCAGGATTCCACCGGTCTCGGCATCAAGCTGGAAAAGTTCATGTGGGGTTCATGGACCCCGGCGAAGTTGAAGATGGCGGTGTCCGGCTGCCCGCGAAACTGCGCGGAAGCAACTTGCAAGGATATCGGCATCATCTGCGTCGACAGCGGTTACGAGATCCACTTCGCCGGAGCTGCCGGTCTCGACATCAAGGGCACGGAAGTTCTGGGCCTGGTGAAGACCGAGGACGAGGCGATCGAGCATGTTGCTGCGCTCACTCAGATGTACCGCGAGCAGGGTCACTACCTGGAGCGGATCTACAAGTGGGCGAAACGCATAGGTCTGGAGGAGATCCGTCGCCAGATCATGGACGATAAGGCGATGCGCGTGGCGTATTTCGACCGTTTCGTCTTCTCCCAGAAATTCGCCCAGGTCGACCCATGGTCGGAGCGTGTCTCCGGCAAGGACAAGCATGAATTCAAGCCGATGGCTGTTCTGACGAAGGAGGCTGCCGAATGACTGCCGACATCCGTAACTGGGTCCATATCGGCACCCTTGAAGACATTCCCAGGGAGGGAGCGCGGTGCGTGAAGAATGGCGACATGACCATCGCCATCTTCCGCACCGCCAAGGACGACGTCTTTGCGCTGGAAGACAAGTGCCCGCACAAGAACGGGCCTCTCAGTCAGGGCATTGTGCATGACGGATGTGTGACCTGCCCGTTGCACAACTGGGTGATCTCCCTGGAAACGGGAGCCGCGCAAGGAGCTGACGAAGGCCGCACGGCAGCTTTCCCCGTCCGGCTGGAGGACGGCCGGATCCTTATCGACCTTTCCTATTCCCACGAAGCCGTCTGACCGGCCGAGCACTCTCGCGAAAGGAATTCAGATGTCATATGTAACGCCACAGGAATTTGCCACCAAGATGATCGACGCCGGTGAAGCGAAGATCTTCATGTCCACAAAGGACACGCTCATCCGGGCCTATATGGCAGGCGCCATCCTTGCCCTTGCCGCCGCCTTCGCCGTGACCATCGCCGTCAATACCGGCAATTTCCTGGTCGCCTCGATCCTGTTCCCGGTCGGCTTCTGCATGCTCTATCTGCTGGGTTTCGACCTTCTGACGGGCGTGTTCACGCTGGCGCCGCTGGCCGTGATCGCTAAACGTCCGGGCTGCACCTGGGGCGGTGTGTTCCGGAACTGGGGTCTGGTCTTTGCCGGCAACTTTGCAGGAGCCCTGACGACGGCGGTGTTCATGGCGATCATCTTCACCATGGGTTTCAGCCAGGAGCCGAACGCCGTCGGCCAGAAGATTGGCCAGATCGGTGAAACCCGGACGCTCGGCTATGCCGCCGCCGGCTGGGCGGGGCTGCTGACGGTCTTCATTCGCGCAGTGATGTGCAACTGGATGGTTTCGACCGGTGTCGTGGCCGCGATGATGTCGAACTCTGTTTCCGGCAAGATCATGGCGATGTGGATGCCGATCCTGGTGTTCTTCTATCTCGGCTTCGAGCACTCCATCGTGAACATGTTCCTGTTCCCCTCGGGCATCATGCTCGGCGGCAATTTCACCTGGTTCGACTACTTTGCCTACAACGAAATTCCGGTTGTTGTCGGCAATCTGGTCGGCGGGCTGACCTTCGTCGGCGGCATGATCTACGCCACCCACTACAAGACGTCGCCATCCCGCAAGGCAGGTTACGAAAAGGCGCCGGTCGCAGCGCCTGCCGAATAAGTGTGAAGCTCCGCCGTCACTGGCGGCGGAGCGTCTTTTCCCGAGGAGCCTTTTCCCGTGCTGATGCAAGTCCGCCATACCACCTTGAGCGTCGAAACCGGCCAGTATTCGTCTGCCGGACGGAAAGCCCTGAACCAGGACTTTCATGGCGCCATGGTGCCGGACGGCCCGGCCCTGGTGCACAAGGGCATCGCACTTGCTGTCGCGGACGGCATTTCCTCCAGTCCGGTTGCGCATGTCGCAGCCGAAACGGCCGTCAAATCCTTTCTCTCCGATTACTATTGCACCTCTGAAGCCTGGACAGTGAAGACCTCTGCCGTCCGGGTGATCTCTGCCGCCAATTCCTGGCTTTTCAGCCAGACAAAACAGGTCGACGATCTCGACAGGGGCCATGTCTGCACCTTTTCTGCCCTGGTCCTGAAGGGGCGTAAGGCACATCTCTTCCACGTCGGTGACAGCCGCATCTGGCGTCTATCCGGCCAGAGCCTGGAACAGCTGACGGAAGACCACACTGTCCGGATTTCCGAACAGGAGAGTTATCTCGGCAGGGCTCTGGGGGTCGGGCAATCTGTCGATATCGATTATGCCGTGTTCGATCTTCGTCCGGGCGATCTGTTTGTTCTCACGACGGATGGCGTCCATGGCTTCTTGCGGGCGAAGGACATGGCCGACGCCGTGCTGGCTGGCGAAGCTCTCGACCAGACAGCCAGAACACTTGTCGAAAAGGCGCAGGCTGCAGGCAGCAGCGATAATCTGACCGTTCAGATCGTGCGGGTGATCGACATAGCGGAACCCGGTGCAGATGATCTCCTGAACGGGGAAGGCACCTTGCCACCGGCGCCGCTGCCGAAGGTGCCTGGCACCCATGAGGGGTTCCGTTTGATGCGCGGCCTGCACGCCACCAGCCGCAGCCACATCTATCTGGCGGAAAATGAAGAAACCGGCGAGCCGGTGGCGCTCAAGTTTCCGTCGCTCGATTTACGCGGAGAGGAAGACTATCTGCGCCGGTTCGCGCTGGAGGAGTGGGTTGCACGCCGGATTTCATCGCCGCATGTGTTGAAGGCTTCCACCTATCCGCAGGGCCGTCAGACGCTTTTTCTGGCATCGGAGTTTGTCGAAGGCCAGACGCTTCGCCAGTGGATGATCGACAATCCTCACCCCAGCCTTGAGACCGTGCGCGGGATTCTGGAGCAGGTGGCCAGGGGATTGATGGCCTTCCACCGCAAGGAAATGGTCCATCAGGACCTGCGGCCGGAAAACATCATGATCGACACGTCCGGCACGGTAAAAATCATCGATTTCGGGTCGGTGCGGATCGCCGGCGTGATGGAAGCCGCTCCTTCGCTCGACAAGGGGGAGATCCTCGGCACCCACCAATATACCGCGCCAGAGGTGTTTCTCGGCTACCTCGGGACTGAGTACAGCGACCAGTTTTCGCTCGGTGTGATCGCCTATGAAATGCTGACTGGGCGTTTGCCCTATGGTGCGGCCGTTGCCAGGGCAACGAGTGAGCGGGCACAGGCTGCACTGCGCTATCGCAGTGCGACAGCTGTCACGGAACGAGTGCCGGACTGGGTCGATGGTGCGCTTTGCCGCGCGGTTCATCCCGTGCCGGGCAAGCGCTACGAAGCGCTGAGCGCCTTCCTGGAAGATCTTCGTCGCCCGAACCCGGCCTTCAGTTCAGATCGTTTTGTCCCTCTGGCGGAACGGGATCCGGTCCG includes these proteins:
- a CDS encoding DUF4089 domain-containing protein, whose translation is MADTFEPKAHVAHMEKMLGLTIEEDWRPVVEMHIAAIEKAAEAVLDFPLEGHAEAAPVFVP
- a CDS encoding CmpA/NrtA family ABC transporter substrate-binding protein, whose protein sequence is MKKTLNITRRTAFGALMAATALVSASSAYAEMLDVEKDELTFGFIKLTDMAPLAVAYELGYFEEEGLFVTLEPQANWKVLLDRVITGELDGAHMLAGQPLAATIGFGTKAHIVTPFSMDLNGNGITVSNEIFEMMKPHLEMQDDGKPVHPIKATALKPVVDKFKSEGKPFNMGMVFPVSTHNYELRYWLASGDINPGFYSSSDISGQIQADALLSVTPPPQMPSTLEAGTIYGYCVGEPWNQQAVFKGIGVPVITDYEIWKNNPEKVFGLTQEFTEEYPNTTLALTKALIRAAKWLDENDNANRMEAVEILSRSEYVGADAEVIANSMTGTFEYEKGDKRDVPDFNVFYRYFATYPYYSDAVWYLTQMRRWGQISEYKPDSWYDEVARSVYRPDIYLKAAEMLVEEGHVAKEDFPWETDGYRAPTPSADIIDGIPYDGKQPNAYIDSLPIGLKGKQVVDGNQVVGG
- a CDS encoding ANTAR domain-containing response regulator, whose amino-acid sequence is MSGGLSILVIDDNKIRASIIEQGLHDAGHDRVILVHQMEGLVRQIADINPDVIVIDLENPNRDQLEHMFQVSRAVRRPIAMFVDKSDSHSIEAAVDAGVSAYIVDGLKRERVKSILDMAISRFRAFSRLTEELEEVRSELADRKTIDRAKGILMKSKGLSEQEAYDLLRRTAMNQSRKIIDVAQSLVIASGLLGD
- the nirD gene encoding nitrite reductase small subunit NirD → MTADIRNWVHIGTLEDIPREGARCVKNGDMTIAIFRTAKDDVFALEDKCPHKNGPLSQGIVHDGCVTCPLHNWVISLETGAAQGADEGRTAAFPVRLEDGRILIDLSYSHEAV
- a CDS encoding ABC transporter ATP-binding protein, producing the protein MSFLEISGVSKSYGENATRTDVLDDINLKVEEGEFIAIVGFSGTGKTTLISLLAGLIEPDKGGIIFKNKEIDGPHQDRGVVFQSYSLMPWLSVFGNVALAVDSVFKKKSAAERKAICDKYIEMVGLGHARDRKPSELSGGMRQRVAVARALAMQPELLLLDEPLSALDALTRAKLQDEFAAICDEEKKTIILITNDVDEAILLADRIIPLKPGTPATLGPEFKVPFQRPRDRGELNHDDDFIRLRAEVTEYLMEAGAERGADLEREIVLPDIVPITQRPKPADKLPAAYERASETAVQDRYLDFSQLKKVYPTPKGPLTVVDGFDLKMKKGEFITLIGHSGCGKSTVLSMVAGLNKITEGAIVLDGTHVTQAGPDRAVVFQAPSLMPWLTAYENVELGVDKVYPDASRAEKRDVIEYYLGKVGLSDAMQKAASELSNGMKQRVGIARAFALSPKLLLLDEPFGMLDSLTRWELQDVLMDVWKRTQVTAVCVTHDVDEAILLADRVVMMSNGPNARIGNIMEVDLPRPRSRKELLAHPDYYAYREELLDFLEAYEGGADPSEDQLKSIQEKRAARMARQTAAAEAAE
- the nirB gene encoding nitrite reductase large subunit NirB; translated protein: MTKQKLVIVGNGMAPGRMLENLFEKDRDAYDVTIFNAEPRVNYNRLMLSPVLSGEKSYEDIITHGDDWYAEHGVTLHKGARVAEIDRDAKTVTSENGITASYDKLVIATGSSPFIIPLPGKDLDGVLTYRDLDDVEKMLDAAKRGGRAVVIGGGLLGLEAAAGLKMQGMDVTVLHLMPTLMERQLDPAAGFLLEAEFKRRGIDVRTKANSHEILGDDAGKVRGIRLDDGTEIEASIIVMAVGIRPSADLAREVGLDVNRGVLVGDDMRTSDADIFSLGECVEHRGMCYGLVAPLYEMAGVIADNLLGASSEYTGSVTATKLKVTGVDLYSAGDFSEGDDREEIVLRDASAGVYKRIVLKDNKIVGAVLYGETSDGPWFFDLLKKGTDVSDMRETLIFGQAYQGGSPLDPTAAVAALPDDAEICGCNGVCKGKIVTTIKEKGLTTLDGVRAHTKASNSCGTCTGLVEQLMQVTLGDAYNPAAVTPMCGCTHLGHDEVRRLIKSKELKSIPAVMQELEWTTSGGCAKCRPALNYYLVSDWPDEYADDYQSRFINERVHANIQKDGTYSVVPRMWGGMTSSKELRAIADVVDKFNIPAVKCTGGQRIDMLGIRKEDLPAVWADLGKAGFVSGQAYAKGLRTVKTCVGTDWCRFGTQDSTGLGIKLEKFMWGSWTPAKLKMAVSGCPRNCAEATCKDIGIICVDSGYEIHFAGAAGLDIKGTEVLGLVKTEDEAIEHVAALTQMYREQGHYLERIYKWAKRIGLEEIRRQIMDDKAMRVAYFDRFVFSQKFAQVDPWSERVSGKDKHEFKPMAVLTKEAAE
- a CDS encoding CmpA/NrtA family ABC transporter substrate-binding protein encodes the protein MDTNLKPVIAGFIPLLDSAVVVAAAELGFAEQEGIALKLIRETSWANIRDRISVGHFDVAHMLAPMPIASSLNLTSLAVPMLAPMLLGLGGNAITVSNALWADMSAVGADPEGDPVSTGAALARVIADQQEADAPLLHFGVVHPFSGHAYELRYWLAAAGIDPDRDVEITVLAPQVMADALAAGQLDGYCVGEPWNTAAVDAGTGRIATYKQAIWPDSPEKVLGVTRKWAEANPETLAALMRAFSAAADWCSDPKNNAELADMLARPDLLACPAEICLAALSGRIRLGPVSVKNVPDFLTFSGGLKAAPMPVHGKWFYEQMVRWGQVERSREAESEVEKVFSPTAYLEALELTGEATDMTIEMFDGARF
- a CDS encoding ABC transporter permease; this translates as MANADTAGSQDLARAARREKLFTRINKAAGWLDALGLSWTVPLLKIAAGDSPKEQLGELKRVLVIPLLGIIAFLVLWGALAPQVQTSLGAVPGPAAVWSQAVNLWDDHERERDKAAAFYDRQEQRNAKYEAEGKTDKIKWRDYTGKPTYIDQIGTSLKTVGLGFLIATLIAVPLGIASGLSRSFNGAINPLIQIFKPVSPLAWLPIVTMIVSATYADPVDWLSKSLLISAVTVTLCSMWPTLINTALGVASVDKDLMNVGRVLQLPTWKTVTKLVLPSSLPLIFTGLRLSLGVGWMVLIAAEMLAQNPGLGKFVWDEFQNGSSQSLAKIMVAVLTIGIIGFMLDRLMFALQRAFTFSANR